ACTTTCATTGTCTTTCTAACAATCTCGTCCAATACATGCACAGAACTGTCCAATCCTGTCCAACAATTTGTTTTAACTAATCATCGTGTGGTTGCTGCAATTTTCTGAAAAAGTCTGAACGTTCCAAGCCATGCACATGTTTAGTTACTCTGTTTCTCTAAAAGAAAAGGGCTTGAAATTGAACCACATTAATTTATCTTGTGAGGAATTTTAGTAATAACTTTGCTTGTGCAATGactgtatcttttttttttctatgaaatAAGCAATGACTATATCTGCTCTTACTCATCGAACTAATTATCTTGTTTACATTGGAGAATCCAAGAACGAACACATAATGTTTATTGTTTACATTGGAGTAGTCGAATTTTCTTGTTTACACATATATTCACAAGCTAATTCGTGTCTAATTTGTGTATGACAAGAACGAAGACtatacaaaaagaaattgaaCCAAGCTTACACAAATCAAGCATGCATTTTTACAGACCAAGCAACTTGAGCATACGCATAGCAGACCACATAGCAAGTACCAATTTAAACAATATGTTTTTCCCACCGTCACATATCAAACCAGTTTCGAAAACATAATAGAAATCGAAATAGAGAGACTTGGAAAGGTAGTTTAGgacaaaaatctcaaatcctCTCCTGGCATTCCTAGTAGTATTGGATGTCAATTTCTTCTTATAAACCGACTGTCCTTACCAATTGTTCCTAAACTAAGTCGAGAGAGAAGAGTTCGACAACCCTAAGACTATGAAAGAAGCATggaaagtgggaaaaaaaaaagagagaaggggagagagggagtgtTGGGCCAATctagagggaagagagaaatggagagagaaatgggaagagagaaaaatgaaaatggggtatttggcgagagagagagagaaaaagtaagAGGGGGTGTCGGGGAACGGATTCACGAGAGAAATGATATCCTACAATTGGACGAGATTGGCTATAAATAGTATCACATCAAAGATGAAATTGACTTTGGATATACTGTAGCTCAATGGTTGAGCTCCCAcgttttaaacttttaactaGTCCAATACAACAGGTTTAAGAGATAAAAGATGTATATTTTTAGATGTATTAGTATTTGGCTAAACTAATGCTAGTGCTCATACATTGGAGCAGACAAGTTCaaaacattttagcattttgcTACAGTACTTGAGTATGAGTGCATATACTTTCTATTTATTCATGGTAGCAAAATCATTggaatattttattggattttgatccatcgaaaaatatatttctagtAGTTTCTCTTTTTCGTGCGTTTCTTCATTTTACTTTTCTTCTCACTCAACCGAAGTCTTTCTGACCACATTGCACGTTATAAATGATAAAACTTACGCCTCGTTTGTTTTAAAgaaacatctcattttatctcatttcatcattataattttttcaaatctccatataaaataaaataattaatttaacttttttaaatcttaaaataaaaataatattaaaaaatatattttaacaatattttattcaactttttaactttaatcttaactcatctcatttcatctctaaaaacaaacgagccttaaagtgtaaaatatattttatgatcgGTATATTTGTGAAATacgacaaaaataaaatagataaaatttaataaaaaaatataaaattaataatattttattagtatataaaatttagaTGAATAATCTAATATGAGATTAAGTTTTGAGTGGGAtaagcaaaatataaaatgtgtggTAGtagctaaattttaactaatacgATGGGAAGCTGATGCTAATGCTCTTGGAGGACTGGATGCTGGTTTAGATTTGACTACACTTTGAGTGGGCGAATTGGTGTACTATAATAACTACAAGCTActactaattaaaaataaatcgtaggcaaatattttgtaaatgagGAGGAAAACTtctaaaatctatttaaaagagagtaatgttagataaaattttaaaatgtgtaagaTTCGCATATTTTATGATAAAGTCTTAAAATGTTAGATAAAAACCTAAATCATAGGCCCAACGAGTTTGCCACATCAAAGTTACCGCtcgaatattttatttaattttttatttttttcaatggttaagtgactattagtgaaatagtataattttaaaaaatgtttgaaaggaaaatgaaaaataaaaaataaaaagtgcaaTTTGCACTAGTGGTAAGTTTGATGGGGCAAACCCATGGGGCTGAGTAGCATCaccttaaaaaaaagtgagattctatcatttaaaagataattttctaTGTTggtttcatatttactcacttttttcaaatagaatgtgCGAAACTTACACAAACTaggattgtaaatatcatttatttttaaaataagaacaatGCATAATCCTCCCATACAAACTCAATTGAAATAAATAGTATAAGTTCGTGACAATACACTTGTTAACCCTAGCATATCTATTCATGTATacgaataaataaataaaaaagatgataatTAATGATAAGTGAtgactaatatttatattttctactAGGATTATACAGAAATCAATAGGACCGATCGTCCTCGATCAAAACTGGCTGTTGGAGTTCGGAACCGACTGATCCAATCGGCCAACGATAGAAATGGGTAGAAATTGATGTCGGCCAGTTTGGTTCCTCGTTCTACACCTaagatttaggaaaaaaaaattgaaacgaCGTTGTTTGGTTTGATACACCAAACATTGTTGTTTTGAGTTAGGGTTCAATAACCATCCCCTCCCCAttattcatctcaattctctCAGTcgttctctctcctctcccacACACCAGTCGATAGCCACACAacctctctcatctctcacaTTGCTTAGTATGTCCCTCTGTCAGCCGGCGTCATCCGTTTTATCTAGCTGAAACCAAGCTTCTTCTGTTCATCTCTCCTCCATTAACATCTCCTCCATTAATTGATCTGTCAAACGTCTCTCATCTCTCCGAGCTCTATCGTCTCTCTATAGTCCGTTCACCTCTTCTCATTTCCACCAGTGGCCTGTCTTTGTTGTAGGGTTGTCAATTTAAGCCTCTTTGACTTGTAATAATagctttctcttttttttttgtttggattatagTTTATAATAAAGTGCTCGGTTTTGGTGTTGTGACTTAACTTGTTTTGATGtatgataattaattttcatattattttatgtttaaagatCAATAACACAACTCATGTTTACATCTATCGATACTAATTGATATTCAAGAGTCTAAGGATAATGTGAAGAGTTTCATAGTAGAATAAGGTAATATTTTGATCATTCAATATTCATTtgcttttataatttaattttagtatttttcattattccaattcactaatatttaatgttttatttttataaatatttttgtatagaGTTGGACAGACAATCAAATGTCACAAATGACAATAATTGTtgccatttatttattttttatttgcattgttGCTTAtgacaattatttatttatttgtaatgtgtattaaacattTAGTGGAgttgacattaaaattaaatgaaatttgaatatttaaaatgagCTTTAAAAACTCTCACTACAgcaaattaagattttaaaataacccaaaaaaaaggGCTTAAAATGATTTAGAGAATTTctacatttatttttcatttccttctcttAAAAAGTCGTCTACGAGAGAATATTCTGGACGAAGTTTAAGACGAGAGGtatcaccactcagtgaacaaATTTGGGTCTAAATTCCATGCTTTGACcccaaaaaaatacatgtatttaattGAATGAATTCTTTTCTTAcgtattaattaaaaaaaattaaagcatttGATTTGTACTTGTCGCGGTCGGACCTCTGCTGTCACCAAGTGGCCGCACGTGCAAAGATAAAGCATAAAACTAGCTTCATCAATGCCATGTCCCTCCGAAAGCCGGCCGAGAGATCTTTGAAGACAAAGCTCGCCACTTACATTATACACACTGCACCCCACCATTCGTTTTCCAAAAAGTtggtggtatatatatatacataattttcCACCTATGATGGGATAAAAATAGGAAGAACATCCCATCGGAAGCCAAGTTTCGTCCTTCTTTAGGGCTCCAAAAACCAGACTTGATCGTAGCGCACTCTCCCGATTTTCACATCAACTGTTACTTCTTATTATTACTGTCTCTCTCGTTCAGGGTCTCGATCATTTGTCGCTCGCCCGTGTCCTCGGTATTTTCTAGTTTGGAGTTGTTTTTGGTGGGATTTTGCAGCTTTGCtcgaatatatattattagggTTAGGGGATTTGTCCATGCGCTTAGTTTCTGTGCTTGCATTTGTAACGGATGAGTAGTTTGTGAGCGGTGATTAGGGGTTTagttctaatattttctttgtatttttttcggGGAGAATTTGGATTTCTAGGGTTTGATTGATGGATTTTGTGCTCGTCAGTTCCGAATTGCGGTAAattttggttgaattttttattgttatactGAGAATGAATTAGTTGGGCTGTGTAATCAGGTTTATTGCCTGGAAggtatttttagaaaatttgttgTAAACTCGGGGGCGTATGTTCGGGCCGAACATGGATTCTGTGCCGGATGCCGCCATAGTTCCGGGCACAGTGCTAATCCCAATGCGCTTTGTGTGGAAACATGGGGGGAACAGCGTGTATCTATGTGGCTCTTTCACACAGTGAGTTCTCTCCagattttcttccttttttccccACGTACTGCAATATGGGAACTTTTATCTGATTTTATAGAATTATGTTTAGACTAGTTTAATTTactgaaatatattttgttttagttaacGGGATTTCACATGTATTTTTATGAAGGTGGTCTCAGCTTCTGCCAATGTTGCCTGTGGAGGGTTGCGACAATGTGTTTCAAACTGTTCATGGCTTAATGCCGGGATACCATCAGGTCAGTTGGTGGTTTTGGAATTAAAATAAAGCAGGTGGAGTAATTAATTTTGGTGCTTTGAAGCAATTCCGTATCaagttatgaataaaacttatctatcacctataaaaaaagatCATATTAAGTGTTCTTATTGACGATATGATGTTCATGTTGAAACTTCATTATCAAGCATGCAAGTCGGCACTTATTTACAGTGGAACATATTTGAGTCTCGTAAACTAACTTCTTTGTTTATGGGAAGCAAGATGCGAGCTGACAGTAAGGTTGAAGAGAAGATTAGATTTAGCTAAGAACACTGAGATCTATGTAAGGAGTTGAAGCAGATAGAGAATACAAAGCCTACAAGAGGATgtacttaaaaaattattgttaattttGCGTCACCGTCTTCGTAGATTTTGGATCACGTTTTTCTCAATATGTTTCAGTTTATTTATTCAGACTTTTGGGTTCCTTTGATATATAAGCTATTTCTTCATAACTGAGACTGTTTATAAAggtgtaaaataaaaagattagtCTGCCAAGCATGGCTATAAAGTAGCCTGGAGATTATTTTGTGGCTGCAATGTTTATAGAGTAGTTCCTTTTTTTACCATGAAATTAATATCTCAAGTggtactgataaaaaaaataatctcaagTGGTGACTATCACTTCTGATCTGTGGTCCTAAAGTGCTTGAATCTGTTGAAATAATGGTATGCctaataaatttttgtaatttgaataaaaatgctATCATGAGTATATTATGCCCAGAATGCTGAAGAAGATGTTTTACCTTATTCCTTGAGACATGAATATGCTTATGTGTGGATTAAGTAACATGCAGTACAAGTTTTATGTTGACGGTCAATGGCGATATGACGAGTCCCAACATCACGAGAGTGGCGAACATGGTATGGTGAACACACTACTTTTGGCTACGGATTACATGGATGTTGATAATGAAGCCTTTCGGCGTATGGTGAGTTGGTTATCCCATTTATTTGAAATCTTGGTGACTTGGCTACTTGTTGCTCTTTTTGTTGTGTTGATGTCTTGTAAGGATTTTATTGAAGTCAAAAGTCTTGGCTATATCAACCTGTCTGTCTGTGGGCTTGACTTGATTAGTATGAACTTTAGCGTGCTGAACTCTTAGTGAATCTCTGCACATTTTGAAGCCTAGAAAGCAAGTCTTTTTAGTCAATCATGGGAATTGAGTTCTTCAAGTACACGTGCATGTGTCATggttaaccatttttttttggtGTCTTACCTTGTCAAATGCTACACAACTGGAGGTATATATTATGGTAGTGGTGTTTTGTTGTATCTTAATACTCGGTTTTTGGCTCTTGTAGGCTGTCTTTCTACTTAATTGTTGTTactattattgttgttgttgtttttgttattattatctgCTAACGAGTTAGAACCAGACCGTTACAATGCAGGCCCAAGTTGCAGATGTTCCACTGACTGAGGTGGTGCCAGGTATATCAGACACTGATTTACAGGCCTCCCGTCAACGTATTTCGGTATTTTTGTCTACTCACACTGCCTACGAGTTACTTCCTGAGTCAGGCAAGGTTTGGATGCTTTACCATTTACTTTCATTTGAGAGACTCAATTTTCTGTTTATCTAATGGTAAGTTCAATCAGTTTCTAATCCAGAAACATCTTGCTTACAGGTTGTTGCCCTAGATGTTGATTTACCTGTGAAGCAAGCATTTCATATACTGCATGAACAGGTATTTTTTTCCAAGATGAGAATTAAGTTGAAATTGCTTTTCTTAGtttgaaatattcttttaagaaaatGTGGTTTATTattgataaaggaaaataattattcatcgataaaaaaaagaaaaagaattattcaaaaatttattttctctttctatcAAACCAAGGTGCATTGCTTATCTCAAGTGGAAGAGAATGATGAACATATCTGAAGTGAATCTATAGTGTTTTAAATAGCATTCACATCCTATTAACCACTTCGTCATACGGTGAGTTCTTTTGCTTTTGGACAACATCATAAATGCTTTTGGACACCTCAATCATgcctaggtgttgctcttgtatatgttccatgtacttgggctatgggctatgcctagttctaaaaaaaaaaatcttatttactgatcaaagaaaaaaaaaaaaaaaggaaccatGAAACTGCCCTACTAATGTTTTTGGGTGGCCCAAGGGCTACGTCTCATCCTGTATGTAACCTGATATTTGTACAAATATCCACTGGTTGTGGAGTTAATTGTTCCAGCCAAGTCCCTAAAAACTGTTATAGAGGAACTTCTCCAGTCCTTGATTTATTGTTTGGGGCATGGCATCTCTGTTGTCTCTGACATTCTTGCATATTTGCTTACTTTCTAATGAAGACCTTGGGTATATGCACCTTTCTAAATCAAGCGAATTCCAGGGAATCGCGATGGCTCCTCTTTGCGACTTTGGCAGGGGCCAGTTTGTTGGAGTTCTTAGTGcattggattttattttaatattaagagAGGTATGTGCGTCAAGAATTATGAACATcttttttatacattaattaggAACCCTTTCCTTTGGTGAGTTTTGTTAGTGCAAACTCTTGTAacaagtagtttttttttttttttaaaaagctgatatttatttttttattaaaaaacctaCCTGAGTTATTCTGGAAGCTACCAATGTGCCATATTTAGGGACTATGACTTAGGTAAAAGAAGCCTCGTAGATGTCACGATGCTTTATTTTTCAGGAACTATGAGTTAATTTTTGACATATTATGAGATATTTGTTACTGGTATTTTTTGAACATACCCAACAGGAGGAGTATTGTTGCACCATTGGTCAAttgaaattcttttattttcgttTTGTTGCTTCCCCCTTATTGAATATCTTGAAGTAAAACCTGAagtgtttacttataaaaaaaaaaaaatccgaagTGTTAGAAGGTTCTTGATGTCTTTAGTGTGGTCATTTGGAGGAATACAactatattttctataattaatttaagactAGCGGCTCTACTTATCAAAAGTGGGGAGACtaaggcccggtttgtattcgcaatccatctcaactcatctcactactattcattactattcatcaactttaactcacaaatctcactactattcacaacccatctcaactcattttcgaatccaaacgacacctaactCTCATCAAAAGTACTCTCTCCAATCTTCCTACATACTCTCTCCATATTCCCTTTACTAGGGAGTGGCCAATCGGATTGAAAAACTGTTTAGGGCCTTCTTGTGTGGTGGCATGGGTGAAGAACATAAAGTTCACCTAGTGAGTTGGCAAAAAGTGTGCTGTCTGAAGGAGTTGGGAGGCTTGGGGGTGTgcaatttgttcttttttaataaagctaTCTTAGGGAAGTGGCTGTGAAGATCCCAATTGGAAGGGGACTCGCTGTGGAGATTGGTTATTGATCGGAAGTATGGTTGTGattgggggggttggtgttccaaGGAGAGTAGGGGTACTTATGGGGTGAGCCTGTGGAAgtttattagaaaggggtggaagGTGTTTGTAAAACACACTAATTTTGAGGTGGGAGAGGGTTCAAGAATCAGCTTTTGGCTTGATGTATGGTATGGTGAGAGAgctttattttctgtttttgtagGAGTTTTCAGATTGGCGGCAAATCAGCAGGCTTCTGTTTAAGATGTAATGTGCCGAGCCAATGGTAATGTACATTGGAATATGATCTTATCTAGAAATGTGCAGGATTGGGAAGTGGATGAAATAGCAGGTTTTTAAAGCTTTCTTTATTCCAAGAAGAtaggaggaaatgagagagatagaATGTTGTGGAAACACTCAGGGAGCAAAAAATTCTCAGTTAAATCTTTCTACAAAGTGCTGGCAGCACATCAGCCCATTTGGTTCCCTTGGAAGGGTATTTGGAGAGTCCCCATACCCCCTAAAGTtgcattttttacttggacTGCAGCTTTAGGAAATATTTTGACGGCTGATAATCCAAGGAAATGTGGGATGATTGTGATGGAgtggtgctgcatgtgtaaaGGCAATGATGAATCGATTGAGCATCTTTTTTTGCATTTTGAGGTGGCAAGGGAGTTATGGGCGGGTATTTTCATTCGAGCTGGGTTGTCTTGGGTCATgcccaagagtgtggtggaaCTTTTAGTATGTTGGAATAGGCATCATCATTGCTCCCAATTGGAAGCGACGTGGAGGATGGTTCCTTTGTGCCtattgtggtgtatatggatgGAACGTAATGAGAGGTGCTTCAACAAGAAGGAGAGAACTGTGCGGGAATTatggaacttttttgtattttttttagttcaatGGTTTGCTGCTATTGTATTAAAGGGAGGGAATGCCCATgagtttttgctttcttttcagctttctagaatctagaatgtaattaggtgtctcttttgtatagttcctgtgtacatgggttGTGCCTAGTTCATTCAATCATTGAAGTttcttgtcaaaaaaaaaaaaaaaatttaagactacatcaaaaaatagaaattttaagAACTCAAAAGGTATAGTCTTGAGTATAACAAGAAGTATGCAGGGGGAAAACTGGACTAGGAATAGGAAGAGAgactgaaaatcatgaaaactccgtccattaaaatctatagaggTTGTCCAAAGGAACATGGTCTTGAATTAAAAAGTCTTTAACTTGTAAGTTCTTCCATTGTGCACTCGTGATCTACAAAGTTTCTAATATCTATCGCTCCTTTCCCTTCAGATCCACCACTGCTACAATTTATGGGGTTATATAACCCTTTACAATTGGCAAAGAGAAGGCCTCCTGTTCTCatgggcataacccaagctacCTCAACTCGGTTGAGTTATCATTTTGTAAGGTGTTGGCAATCTTACAACGGAGTAAGAGGTGGTCTATTGATTCCTCACACTCATACACGTACAACACCGGTATGATTATATGGAATTTCCTTAGGTTATCTGTGCTGAGGATATTTCTTAATTGTATCCAAGCCAAAAGGCTACTATTGAGAGCACCTTAGTATGCCTCACGCTTTTTCAAGGGAAGAAATTACCATCATGAGGTATAAAGACCTTATAGAGATTGAACATTGGACCTCCCTTGCTTGGAAATGGCTTAAAGAATCTTATCTGCATCGCTCAGGCATACTCTAGCAGGGTCCAAGTGATTGACAAACTCTGCAAAGACATTAATCTCCTAGTCATGGGCTATTTTGATAAAGCTAACATTCCATTTGGGAACCACAGGAGAACCTCAATATATGAGGAACCAAAGCCTCCTCCACATGCACGTGATACCCCCCATATTTAGTGAGTATAGGTGGTGAATgaaatcccacattgcttgagagggagaagttcttgctttgTAGAATGATTCCTTGGGGGCTCCTTTTGGAATATAGACtcagatgtggcttgggccttggTGCATTACAGTGCAATACTTTACATTTTTCAGAATGCTTCTTTGAGGGCCCTGTGACCGCACCATAAATCATGATAGAATCGATTCCTAAAGCCATCTCCCACCTAAAGTCTAGTATGActagaaaaaaaagaaaccccgttctctttttatatttttccttaaatcCACCTTGTGCGGCCCATGTTTCTCATTAATAAACTACCCACACCAAGCACAACCAAATTCCAAATCCACTATGGCTTTCCACAAGGCTTCTCTTCAATGTTGGTAACACCAAAGCCATTTCCTTTGGAGGCAAGTTTTGAACTATGAAACCTCCCTCAGACATTGAATAGCACACCTTAACATGGTTTACTTGGTGAAGTTTGAACTCTTCATGTAGACAGCTCCATAAAAAAAAGTCCTTTTATAACTTCTCTATATGATTGGCCACACTTGTGAGAAGGGAAAACAAGGATAGGAAATATGTAACCGAGCCTCTTGCAACATTATTCCTAGCATGTCATCATAATGCTAAAGAAATATTTACCTTTGACCATTCTTGGTGCTAGCAATGTGTTTTTTAGATGTACATATTATTGACAGAATTTGTGCTAGATAAGATCTATGCGTTTGTTGTAAAGTTCAGTCAAAGCatgcatttgtattattaaataGTTGATAACTTTATTAAGCTTGCTAACTTACATTTTACTTTAGCTTGGGAGTCATGCGTCAAATCTGACAGAAGAAGAGCTTGAAACGCATACTATATCTGCTTGGAAAGAGGAAAAGGCATATCTGAACAGGCAAAATGATCTTCATGGGAGAGCATTTCCTAGACGTCTCATCCATGTAAGTGTTTGGCGTCTGGAATGTTAGAATCTCTGACATGTAAATGGACTGAGTTgccattcatatatatagatatatgtatatattaattggGGATTAATAACATGCAAGATATCTTGTATGTATCCCTTGTACGTGGGCTAGGCTTGTTCATTATTATCAATTAGTTTTGCTTACCTATGAAAAAAACCTGCAAGAGATTCTACTTCTGTGTATGTGGGTGTGGGCCTACGTGTTCATAGAAAAATATATCTCATAGTTTGCAAATTGCAAGTATTAATTTCTAATTAGGAATAACTAGAATAATAATTGTGTTATAGTTGCTCAGAAGCACTTCCGAGATAACTTATTGTTTTTGATGGAGTATAAAATCTCGATAATTTACAAGGTCATCATAAAACTTATGTAAACATTGTTGAATGCCATTTTATGGTATCTGAGAAATGAGATACTCTTGATtcaattttttgataaatttatttataatcaaataagGTGTTGTTTGAGTACACAGGGATTCAATTGTAAAGAGGCCATCATAAAAACTCATGTAAGATTGTTCAAAACGCCTTAAGAGTGTcactgatttaaaaaagaaaaaaaaccttagGGTGTCTTAAGGAAATggaaatttttattaaactagTAAAGCTTGGGAAAGATTGTCTAAATCTTGGAACTAATCATAATCTATCATGACATAATAAAAGTTTTTCTCAATGGTGAGCTAGTAGATATAGAATAAAATGTGTTGAGGATGTGAATAATTAAGACTACttaacaacaataaaaaaatgaatagttAGACTACATGCAGTGTAAAGCTGTTCTCTTATCGAGATGATGCTTTAGTGACCTTGAAATTTCTGTGCTGTAGTGTGGAGGACAGTCCTACAGTGGCATTATAGCTCCTTTTTCTTGTCCATTGTGCAGTTATCCATTGAATTAGCCCTGGGAATATATAAGATCTTTATCTGTAAATCCcccctgaaaaaaaaaaatgtttgtgccATCTGCTTGAGAAAAGCAGCATCATTGTGGTAGTATTTAGCACATGCCTGTGGTCAATTGGTCCCATTGTTTGTTAATTGCAGGCTAGTCCATATGATAATTTGAAAGATGTTGTTCTCAAGATTCTGCAAAATGAGGTGGCCACCGTTCCTGTCATCTGTTCATCTTCAGAAGATGGATTATTTCCACAGTTATTACATCTTGCTTCACTTTCTGGAATTCTGAAATGTAAGCTTTCCAACTTGCTTCTAAATAATGATGCATGGCTTTGTAAAGCTTGCCAACTGATGGTACATGATTGGGTGTTAAACCTCTTGATGGTAATTCTCAGGTGTTTGTCGATACTTTAAACATTGTGCAAGCTCATTACCCATACTCCAGCTACCAATTTGCGCAATTCCTGTGGGTACATGGGCTCCACAAATAGGGGAATCTAATCGGCGACCGTTAGCAATGTTGAGACCTAGTGCTTCTCTTAGTTCAGCGTTAAATTTGTTAGTTCAAGGTATGATTCTTGCTTGCATCATGTTCAGAGGGAGaaagggggagggggagagggagggggaggggtgggggtgggggcaGGAAGAAGATAGTCTACAACATACCAATTCATACTGTTTATTGGGTGGAGTTTTTGGCCTTAAATTTAACTTGTGTGCACAGTGAATGTAAAGATGTATGTATTCAAGTTCACATGTCTGTGGTTTCTCGGAAGAAAACTACTCTGTAAGCCTAGCACACTGTTAAGGGATATAACCTAAGTGTGCTTTATTTTAGTTTAGACAGACTAAAGCGATTGCAATGATATATGGACTCTATGGAGAACAAAGTATTGTAACTCATTGAGATTGATGGTGAAAATAAGTTTCAAAGGGAATTTTCTACTACAAATTTTCTAttacaaaatacttataaaaaaattaccattacaaaatataagatAGCATTGCAAGATTATCTGTCTAGCTtgcttataattatattttttataagaagctGCCTATACGTATATATCACAGATAAACACAAGTATGATCAACTCACTTATAGAAAGGAAAGGTACAAATATGATTGAGCCATGAAATAATTTTCAGTTGCTGTACTTTTTTTGGTCCATTTGAGGCTCATTGAACCT
Above is a genomic segment from Juglans microcarpa x Juglans regia isolate MS1-56 chromosome 1D, Jm3101_v1.0, whole genome shotgun sequence containing:
- the LOC121267068 gene encoding sucrose nonfermenting 4-like protein isoform X2, producing the protein MFGPNMDSVPDAAIVPGTVLIPMRFVWKHGGNSVYLCGSFTQWSQLLPMLPVEGCDNVFQTVHGLMPGYHQYKFYVDGQWRYDESQHHESGEHGMVNTLLLATDYMDVDNEAFRRMAQVADVPLTEVVPGISDTDLQASRQRISVFLSTHTAYELLPESGKVVALDVDLPVKQAFHILHEQGIAMAPLCDFGRGQFVGVLSALDFILILRELGSHASNLTEEELETHTISAWKEEKAYLNRQNDLHGRAFPRRLIHASPYDNLKDVVLKILQNEVATVPVICSSSEDGLFPQLLHLASLSGILKCVCRYFKHCASSLPILQLPICAIPVGTWAPQIGESNRRPLAMLRPSASLSSALNLLVQAQVSSVPIVDDNDSLLDVYCRSDITALARDRAYTHINLDEMTIHQALRFGQESYPPYEPRSQRCQMCLRSDSLHKVMERLANPGVRRLVIVEAGSKRVEGIVSLSDIFKFLLG
- the LOC121267068 gene encoding sucrose nonfermenting 4-like protein isoform X3; this translates as MFGPNMDSVPDAAIVPGTVLIPMRFVWKHGGNSVYLCGSFTQWSQLLPMLPVEGCDNVFQTVHGLMPGYHQYKFYVDGQWRYDESQHHESGEHGMVNTLLLATDYMDVDNEAFRRMTVTMQAQVADVPLTEVVPGISDTDLQASRQRISVFLSTHTAYELLPESGKVVALDVDLPVKQAFHILHEQGIAMAPLCDFGRGQFVGVLSALDFILILRELGSHASNLTEEELETHTISAWKEEKAYLNRQNDLHGRAFPRRLIHASPYDNLKDVVLKILQNEVATVPVICSSSEDGLFPQLLHLASLSGILKCVCRYFKHCASSLPILQLPICAIPVGTWAPQIGESNRRPLAMLRPSASLSSALNLLVQAQVSSVPIVDDNDSLLDVYCRSDITALARDRAYTHINLDEMTIHQALRFGQESYPPYEPRSQRCQMCLRSDSLHKVMERLANPETLLELDDIY
- the LOC121267068 gene encoding sucrose nonfermenting 4-like protein isoform X4; the encoded protein is MFGPNMDSVPDAAIVPGTVLIPMRFVWKHGGNSVYLCGSFTQWSQLLPMLPVEGCDNVFQTVHGLMPGYHQYKFYVDGQWRYDESQHHESGEHGMVNTLLLATDYMDVDNEAFRRMTVTMQAQVADVPLTEVVPGISDTDLQASRQRISVFLSTHTAYELLPESGKVVALDVDLPVKQAFHILHEQLGSHASNLTEEELETHTISAWKEEKAYLNRQNDLHGRAFPRRLIHASPYDNLKDVVLKILQNEVATVPVICSSSEDGLFPQLLHLASLSGILKCVCRYFKHCASSLPILQLPICAIPVGTWAPQIGESNRRPLAMLRPSASLSSALNLLVQAQVSSVPIVDDNDSLLDVYCRSDITALARDRAYTHINLDEMTIHQALRFGQESYPPYEPRSQRCQMCLRSDSLHKVMERLANPGVRRLVIVEAGSKRVEGIVSLSDIFKFLLG
- the LOC121267068 gene encoding sucrose nonfermenting 4-like protein isoform X1 — its product is MFGPNMDSVPDAAIVPGTVLIPMRFVWKHGGNSVYLCGSFTQWSQLLPMLPVEGCDNVFQTVHGLMPGYHQYKFYVDGQWRYDESQHHESGEHGMVNTLLLATDYMDVDNEAFRRMTVTMQAQVADVPLTEVVPGISDTDLQASRQRISVFLSTHTAYELLPESGKVVALDVDLPVKQAFHILHEQGIAMAPLCDFGRGQFVGVLSALDFILILRELGSHASNLTEEELETHTISAWKEEKAYLNRQNDLHGRAFPRRLIHASPYDNLKDVVLKILQNEVATVPVICSSSEDGLFPQLLHLASLSGILKCVCRYFKHCASSLPILQLPICAIPVGTWAPQIGESNRRPLAMLRPSASLSSALNLLVQAQVSSVPIVDDNDSLLDVYCRSDITALARDRAYTHINLDEMTIHQALRFGQESYPPYEPRSQRCQMCLRSDSLHKVMERLANPGVRRLVIVEAGSKRVEGIVSLSDIFKFLLG